Proteins found in one Orcinus orca chromosome 11, mOrcOrc1.1, whole genome shotgun sequence genomic segment:
- the TMT1B gene encoding thiol S-methyltransferase METTL7B, with amino-acid sequence MDTLVRLLQLLVLILTLPLHLMALLGFWEPLCKTYFPYLMAMLTVKCNRKMDSKKQELFSQIKGLAGASGKVALLELGCGTGANFQFYPCGCRITCLDPNPHFEKFLTKSMAKNRHLEYERFVVAFGEDMKQLASGSMDVVVSTLVLCSVQSPKRVLQEVRRVLRPGGMFFFWEHVAEPRGSWAFLWQQVLEPTWKHIGDGCCLTRETWKDLENAQFSELQMERQPPPIKWLPVGPHIMGKAVK; translated from the exons ATGGACACCCTGGTCCGACTCCTGCAGCTGCTGGTGCTAATCCTGACCCTGCCCCTGCACCTCATGGCTCTGCTGGGTTTCTGGGAGCCCCTGTGCAAGACCTATTTCCCCTACCTGATGGCCATGCTGACAGTCAAGTGCAACCGCAAGATGGACAGCAAGAAACAGGAGCTCTTCAGCCAGATAAAGGGGCTGGCAGGAGCCTCGGGGAAGGTGGCCCTGCTGGAGCTGGGCTGTGGCACTGGCGCCAACTTCCAGTTCTACCCATGTGGCTGCAGGATCACCTGCCTGGACCCGAACCCTCACTTTGAGAAGTTCCTGACAAAGAGTATGGCCAAGAATAGGCATCTTGAATATGAACGGTTTGTGGTGGCTTTCGGGGAGGACATGAAACAGCTGGCCAGTGGCTCCATGGACGTGGTGGTCAGCACCTTGGTGCTGTGCTCGGTGCAGAGCCCAAAGAGGGTCCTGCAGGAAGTTCGGAGAGTACTGAGGCCG gGAGGAATGTTTTTTTTCTGGGAGCACGTGGCTGAGCCGCGTGGAAGCTGGGCCTTCCTGTGGCAGCAGGTTTTAGAGCCCACCTGGAAACACATTGGGGACGGCTGCTGCCTCACCAGAGAGACCTGGAAAGATCTGGAGAATGCCCAGTTCTCTGAACTCCAAATGGAACGACAACCCCCTCCCATCAAGTGGTTACCTGTTGGGCCCCATATCATGGGAAAGGCGGTGAAATAA